AACATCAATATACTAATAACTATATCAATTATCAGTTAAATAAACATTCTTTCTATAATTTCCCCCCAAAATTTCCTCCTTTCTTCTGCACCGAACTTTAAATAAGTAACAagaaacttcaaaaattcaGAATATAACAACTACACATCAAATACCAATCTAGTTGGGTTGGGGTGTGCTATATGAATCCTTTATATCCATTTCTGCTCTATTTCAATGCACTTCATTTAAATACTCAGTTAAGCAAATTAGAGAGTTGCTCATCTTTGCTTCACTTCCTTGAACTTGCTACTAATGCTCATTTAGTTATTAACTTTTAAAAGATTTGCACTTGTCCCAACACTAACATAAACATCTCTAAACAAACTTAAAACCAACTCTATGCTAGGTGTGGCAtacattttgataatttatctTCAAATATCTGTTTGGCcatgaattttgatattttcaagttcccaaAAAATAGCTCTGGCCAGTTTCTTTGGAACTTTTTAGACTTCCACTCTCAAAGTTTCAAACTTTGTCCACGTCCAAACACAACTTCGACTTCCAAATATCACAGCTTCAAAAACTCAATTTGTTTAAGTTtcatttcaacttcaaaatcaaTAGCCAAAAGGAGCTACTCCCTCTTGTTCAAaaccgtttcaaaaagaatacatttttccttttttacaactctttaatttcaactttctgCCACCACCTACATTTcatgtatatttaatttaacatcacgaaattcaaaagtcttcttcaatttctcaaagcaaaaacaaaatactaaCTCACCCTGGATGAAATTGACACCGAAGAATCCTCCGAATCACTCGCCTCACCACCGCTGTTCCTTTCTCCCGCCGTCTCTTCAGTTACAGTAGCTAAATTAGAAGAATCTTTTTCCAGCTTCCTATCATTACTACTTCCATTATCATTACTACTActtccaccaccaccaccaccaccactacCACTACTACAACTAATAATCAATCTACCCAAACTCCGTTTCGACATTCTCTTCATTTGGATTCTCCGACTGAACTTACAACTAATCGGAGGATTCATACGAAACCGTAAGTTCATTATACTGAAACTACAGCTCGTTAAAGTTCCCATTGTTGAATTTATTGGtgctttttttcctttcttatgGTGAATTTGGGAAATTGTGTTTATGGAGAAGACGAAGTTCAGAGGGTCTGTTTGGCTGATTTTGAGGTTTGAGTGTAAGCATATAACAAAAGAATATCTTGTTGAtatagttttgtttttattgttttaaaatatgaaaaaaaaagtacaatgTGGCCCTAGAAGTTTAAGGTTTTCTCTTTTGGGTCCATAGTTTTAGGGACAATTAAGCAAAATATCtatttcctcctttttttttttcaatttgttcGATTGATATTGGCTTGACTTAGAATTAAGAAAGTAACAAAAATCTTTTGAATCTTATGGCCTTACGTtaatatatgttgaatgtgtttAGGGTTGGCAATTCTAGTGACTTAGGGAATACGGACACTGTTGAAGTAATTACGTAAGAGGGGTCGGTGGTTCAATAACTCACGGAATAGGATATTTTGGCACTGTTGAAGTGATTGACGAAAATGCCCTTGAGACGAGAGAGTCCTTGGTCTAGGTTAGGCTCTTATTATTGAATGATCTTTAAAATGTCATGTGGAGCTGATATTAAAGAACGCTTAAAAAGGAAACAGTCcttaaaacaaacaaaacaaaaatataaacaaattaaaacaaagagaGTAGAGCGTTCTTTTCTGTTATTCGCATGCATTTTCATCTCTATTTCGTGtttgtctttaatttttgcCTCATATAAATCATAACAACACAACCTTTTTCCTGGAGCATAAGCTTATATTTCATACCATAACATTTCACAAGTTATTCTTGGACATAACTTCGATTTCTACACAATTTAGGTCcaaaagacttaaaactcaatcAAAACATGCAATTTTATGTTTCTGACCCATTACAATGCCCAGGATAGGAAAGTTGGAAAATTTTCAATATCAGATTAGCAAATACAGCAGTAAGACAACAAGTGATGACAAGCAACAATTCTTTTGGAAGAGCTTTACAATATAACATGAACCACAGGCaaatatttcagatttttttacCCAAGCAACTGCTCTTAAATACAGGCTTATATGTATCTCAAAGACGCTATTCAACGTCGAGCCCATATCTAGATAAAAGCTGTGGAAGGTTATCCAGCAACAAGGTGAAGAGGGCACCAATAAAGAACATTAGGACAAATACAAGCAATATCTTTCCAATGTAGATAGGGCTTAGAGCAGCAGCTTGTGATTTTCTCTTTGCAGAATGTGAGTTGTCCAAAACCTGCAAAAAATGGAAGACAGAATCAAAACCTGTGTGTTTCTTCTCATACTGGATTCCTGATCAATCACTTTGGGTCTTTAGCTCAAACTCGTGGGGTGAGACGCACACTGGAACAAGAGGAAAGTAGAACGAAACGATAAGGAAATGGTGGTCATAAGACTATTTCTTATACTCAGGAGATTCAATATTATTCACGGTTTTTGAACAATGCTAATATCTGATTCTTCTTGTAACCACCACATACCTTTGTGTACCCACACCCACACCCCTCTCTTCCttttcaatcaaacaaataGAAGCAATGACATCACTCATAAGTCCTCATATATATCATGAGCATGAATAGAATTCATTTTACTCACATTATTAAAAGTATTGCGCGAATTGCTTTTCCAATACTGTATCATAAAAATTTTCAGAAATCTTGCACATTTCGAGAGTAAGATATGAGTTCTTAAAAAAAGTGTGTACATGTTGCTTTTGTGCCCATTAGGTCTACCATCTCACTAGTAAGCATTAACTAAAGTAGTATCTCTCATCTCTGTTTCCTCTTAAAAAGAATTCTCAGCATGTTATTTATCCTTAAATTAGTACCTGAATGGTGGAGAGTGGAGACAGATATAAGAAAGTAGAAGTACAGAAAGATTCAAATGCAAGTTATATAAGAAAGTCTACAACTTGGCATAGATTTTCATTTACATACAATTTCCAAATACAACTTGTCTTGATATATGTAAGTGAACTAAGGAATGTGGCAGATACCTCTGGCATCCATCTCATTTCACTACAATTATCAGACACGGTTTTGACATATGTAAACTGAATAGGGGTGTAAAAGCCAAAATCTTTAAGAAAAGAGAACTATGAAATATCCAAAAAATCATCTGAGGAACATTCAAATACTTCCAAAAGTTTTGCCAGTGAACGAAGCAATAACGGTTTTTTTATCAAGATGAAGCAATGTCAATTCTGAAATAATATCCAAATACATGAGAATGCAGGGGGCTATTTCAACGCCTTCTGTTTACATCTGCATTCGACAGAATGTTACAATTTGCAGCTTGTAAAGCAAGGAAATGCaaatttagacaccatgaatgACAATAGCTACCCAAAAAACTATAATGAAGATttcaaaaatgaacaaaatgggAGAGATTCATATTGGAAGTCCAGCTTTCCTTtatgaatcattttgaaaatagtGAGAAGCTTTTAGAGTCACAGCTGAATAATACACGATCAAATAACTCTACACGCAATTTCATGCAACTTTCATTAAAATGTTtctattaaacaaaaaaaatagttgaacATGAACTTTCTCCTGTTTAACTTCGGAAACACGTCAAACACAGATACTCAGATTGGGATATACAAAGAACAAGAAATCAAGTAAGAGGATACATAATACGATTAGTGTGATTGCAATCGTACCGGAGGCATATATGCAGGTCTTGCTGCTGCGTAATCATCAGGCATCCTTCTTGAAAAACCTTCTGCAAGAGAATTACAAAACAAATCTTACCACTGACAGTTCCTATTTCTAAGTAATTCAGGCaccaaaaacaattaaatatcatAAGATCTTACTTGTTGTCTCGGTGACTGGCTGCAATTTCCATCCTTTGCCATAACTCACAAGAATTGAATTGGGGCCAAAAATCACAGGCACTTCCCCATCTTTAACAGCTTCAACATAAGTTGCAGGTTGGTCTGCCGGGATAGAATCAACGCTACTACTATTGATAAATTTCAGTGCGAATTTTGCCTCTGTTCCAGCAGCAAATCGCCAAGTCTTGCCGGTGCATTTGCAAATCACTTCCACAAACTACAATGCAGAAACTGGAAGATCAATGTCTGATTGCAAAAGtacctatttttttaaaagtgttaCAGTTCCCTAGTTCCACTGTGCTAAGTCATCTCACAGGCAATAATCAACTGTATCAAAACACGCAAGTAAGAAGAATCAAAGCTAATATCACTTCCATAAACTTCAAGGTAGCAATTAGTCGACGAACATTTCTGGTAGAaattaaaaacaacattttaacTCACCGATTACAAGAATATCCAATTTCCCAGTGAAAATGAACAATCAAACAGTCAACCGACATACTAATATGATAGTTTCATAAAGAATCAAAGGATGATATCACTTTCAACCTCGAAATAGGAATTAGAAAATAAGTTGTTCTtgtcaaaacaagaaaaagaatacAACTTTAGTTACTAATTATAATAACACCCAAATTTCACAGTGAATTGAATAATCAAACAGCCCATAACGAACTATATCAAAAACCAGAATCTCATAAGCACAAAACATTCAACATTCATGCAGTGTCCAAGGAAGGGCTCGACATAAGGGGCAGTGGCGGAGCCACCTTATAGTCAGGGGCTCATCCAAACCCCCCTTCAGTGGAAAATTACCAAgtattatttatacatggttaaaataaatttttaggtatatatatatatagtagatgttgaacACCCTTCGACTACTTCATGTGtctatttcttcaaattttgaacccCTGATTAAAAATTCTGGATCCGCCACAGTGGCCAGGGGGTGTGATGTAAGCAGTCTACCCTAACGCAAGCATCAATGACTAATTCCATCTCTCGAACCCATAACTTATAGGTCACAGATAAACAACTTTACCATTGTTCCCCTTTGCAATTTTACAAGGATCAATGAACATAAAATCATTTCCAAAAAGCAATCAGCAAATAAACTACTCTAAGTAGGAAAAAGGGTCAACAATTCTAATAATTGATTACAAAAGCACTCAATTTCATTGTGAACAAATAGTCCATAAGAGCAAAACGTAATCCGATGCACAAAGCTTCCTGCATTAACAAGGTCCATAGAAGGATCATGATCTAGACAGTCTAGCATAATGCAAGTATTAGTGATGGTTTCCACAGCTCGAACACAAACAATTTAACCAACAATTAACAGAAATCAAAAAAGTAATTACAGAAAGATCAATTGAAAACAGAGAACTTACAGATTGAGATTGCTTCGTGGATTGATTGACTTCTGCTTCATCCGTCTGCTCTGCCATTAGAGAAGCCATCAACAGTCAATTTGGAGCTACAAATGGCCCAAATATACTGGATCATCTTATCATAACGGGTCGGGTTAGCCCATATAGAGTCTTATGGGCTATGAGTTTGGACCCCCAAGTGAAAAAACTTTAGGCCCAAGTTCAGCTCATAGAAAAATCccataacatataaaaagggATCATTTGCACTTTAGCCCATTATTGTGTTAGGTTTATAATTTGGGTAAATTACGTAGGATGGCAAACATCCTTAAGTAATTATATACTAaggatatagtttaatttatttactttttatgattatagtttttttttttttgccataaTTAATGGGACCCATCACCTATTCCTAAATCAACCgtaaaaaatctttattttgattttatatataattttatacaaatcaatATTATCTCTCCTATTTATATTCCACCCCTTTCTCCTATAATCACTCCTTCTAtccaattttgaatttcaaacaaaaaaaatcactttctcAATTCAACTTTCGCCGGTAACCCCTAAAATCTAGGCgtgtatcaattatttttattttttcattattcaacaattgtatatttattttgtttcttacttttttcatatttttttgttgaaataatcaataattcttattagattataaattttttaaaatcggAATGGATGAATCATCTTCATCTATGAGAATTACCAGAGGTATTTCATTGCATGTCAATATTGTTGACAATTTACCCTCGTTTTTAATAGGtttaactcaagattttggggttgaTGTAGCGTCTATGGCAAATCCAAACAAGTTCAAGATAAAAAATCAAAGGAAgaattgagataaaaaaaaatgatccaATGGCAATTCAAAAAGTTGTTAACAATGTCATAGCTAGAGGTATTAAAATTGTcgaagaaagaacaaagaagaaaaaactaaccAGTGATTCAGAGGAGAGTGAATCTAAAATTGACGGATCCGAAGAACATCAAGATCATGAGGTAGTGGCTTAAAACACAATTTTAGATAGAATATTTTGTTACTTATGTGTcgatatacaaaaattatttgtttaagtaATGTTTGTATATTCacataattgtatatagtatattgcatgtttaatACACACATGTTTAGTTATATGTATCTTCCCTTAGTTATATGTATATTCCATTAGTTATTGTATGGATCTGTATATTCGATTAGTTTATATAGattctttaatttatgtatataatgaCTAGTATACTAAGTTAATTGGGGTAGTAGTGAATTGTATCTTAAAGgctccttttttttgtttttgtatatatatacaaaaatcaattgtatTTTGTTATAGGAATATGCCtaatttataattgtatattataattttatattttagtagttatatacaaaatacTGGAGTTAAGTATATATCAAGTTTGTATATTAATGTAGTATATACAAAGTCGTTTAGACAAATTACAAAGTATATAGGGGGTTGTATATTAAGGTGATATATACAAAGTATTATGAAACAGgtcttaattgtatattttattagttgtaTATCAATTACTAAAGTTAAGTATATAGTAGGTTGAATATTAGGGTAATGTATACAAAGTCTTATGAGGCAATATctatttgtatacaattatttaattttctatagaagaaatttgttaaaatcactctataatacatatacaaaattataatacattatacaaattcgtcgatatatacaaaaaattatgaaccttaataaaatattgtatatataaacgTTACACACTCAAATGTAAAAACAGATTTCAAGCttactatatatacaattaacaaATGAATGTTATACAATCAAtttaatcattaatatttttttaaaaaaaaacttgaaatcaCAGATGCACATTTATAACTGtaatatatataccaaaattattaTACATTCTACAAATTCctaaaagaaattgagaaaatatttgacTTTGAACTGGTATTGTCTTTCTATAgctttagaattctttttttgggaaaatatttgattttgaatgttttgcTTAAATCATGGAAATTATGTGAATTTATTGTTACCATCTTTTGTGCTACAGTTaccatttattaaaaaataattttttgtataaatttaattaaaaaaactttttatacaaatttgaagTCACTTAACAAACTAAACTGTACCCATggaatgtaattatttaaactatacccacaaaatgtaattttataaaatatgtttgccatatatgaaatttccCCTTATAATTTTTGCCTCGAGGCAATTAATTTTTTCGTAGGacataagtttatattttcaCATCATAAACAGATTTCGAAACTTGTTGGGTTTTTCCCCCTCAAGTACCTCaatttttttgctattttttcctattgaatcattaaACCACccataatttattcattttaaatatcGTTGGCTGATGTGGAACCATATTTTGTTAGGAATATTGATAGAtgatacatatgttgttccagAACTCATTACAGTTCGAGattaattgtgttttacttcaaaTCATTTGAACAAATTAGATTacaaatgagactaacacaCGTTTGTCTTTATTCCTTCgatcaaaatcattacaatacGATCACAATTAAAGCATTTATAATGAAAAACCCGATCAAAATCAGTCAACAGTGtttaaaaggaataaattatgggtggttcaataattcaataaaaatatgacataGTTAAGGCACCTAAAGAAaaaccccaaataaatttagaaatatgTTTATGAGTTCGGCCTATTCCATGAGTTAAAACATGTTATGCATATTTGCTTTTCTTGATTCAACATGGAATTCTATATGTGTAAATAATGATATACCATCTTAGGAAAAATTAGCATACAAAACGCACGTATTAAAatagacataatatataaatatattttttcaaaattttctcatatGGAATCTACGGCCTTTAATATTAAGTGTACATATATGTACTTAAGCTTGTATTACGTTTAATAAGTAAATACATATATTCTACATGACTCTATAATACACATAAGATGTCACCTAAGATATCGCGTAGGACGTACGCCAATAGAATATTTCTATTTACTTGTTCAAATCTATACGaatttaagtatttatttatgcattaaaaaatatatatataccaaataAAGTCAAGTTAAATAATACGTTTACGTGCTATGCAGATTAAAATCATATAGGCAAAAAAGGATTTCTTtttttacccatattttatgaagttatacAGATGTAAAGAGAAAATAGAGTCATGAACTAGTAAATTCAAACACCCCTTTTAGCTTCAAATGTTTCAAAACTCTTTAACATTAAAGTGCCACAAAAAAAGGACACAGAACCTATGTGTGTCCACCAAATTCAacaattaattgaattaaagacaatttttctttttttcttccaatCACCTCCCTTTATTTAAACacctatctatatatatatatatatgccccTTATTTTCATATCCATCAAAAACACTTTCATACAACAAAataacacacacacaaaaaaaaaaaagtatgggGAGGCCACCTTGTTGTGATAAAATTGGTATCAAAAAAGGTCCTTGGACTCCTGAAGAAGATATCATTTTAGTATCTTATATTCAAGAACATGGTCCTGGAAATTGGAGATCAGTCCCTACTAATACTGGTAAGTTATATCTGATGTATGGTATTCACATTGAGATCTGATTTTCATATCTGATGTCTGGTACTCACATTAAGATTCGATTTCCATATCTAATGTCTGGTACTCACATTGAAATCTGATTTTCATGTCTAATGTTTGATACTCACATTGAGATTCGACTGAAATTCCTGTTGGAAACCATATAGGTAAAGTATTCAATTTTGAGGCTTGAATGTGAAACTTTTGGTTAAATAATAAAGAAGTACTTAGCACTCCACCAGAAGGACGACTTCCCTAGTGCTAATATTGGTTTATAGTTACTTTATGTTGGTGTTATAATTATAGGGttagatttttcttctttctttatagaaaagattataattttctttaattaattgtttaattaagcaaacttattgttttttttttcttaaaagggTTGATGAGATGCAGCAAAAGTTGTAGGCTAAGATGGACAAATTACTTGAGGCCAGGAATCAAAAGGGGGAATTTCACTCCACATGAAGAAGGAATGATTATCCATCTTCAAGCTTTGTTGGGTAACAAGTAATCTTCTTCACCTTCttagttactttttttttttactcattGTAATTTTaatcatacaattaaaaaaatattaaaaatattgaaataagtgTAAACAGACAGTGAAAATTCATATAGCTGACTTTTCAacttattaaaaattgaaatgtatATGTTTGTCCAGATGGGCAGCTATAGCTTCGTATCTACCTCAAAGGACAGATAACGATATCAAGAATTACTGGAACACGCATCTGAAGAAAAAACTCAAGAAATTCCAAATAGAATTGGATTCACATAATTTGACTCTTCCTCCTCCTAATTTAGACAATTCTAACACTAATAACtatgatcatcatcatcatcaattcaCAAAGTTATTGAACTCTCCaaattcttcatcttcatcatcattataTGCTTCTAGTACTGAAAATATTTCAAGACTTCTAGAAGGTTGGATGAGATCTTCCCCTAATCCTTCTAGAAGAAACAACATTGATCATGATGAAATGTTGCATGAGGCACAAAAAGAATTACAAGATCAAGATGGAGGAGTTAGCAATGATGATGTTGTAATAATTCCAAATGTGAATGTTGATTGTGAAAGTAGTGAAGTTGTCACACATGAAAAGACAAGTCCTCCTCCATTCACATATCTTGAAAAATGGCTACTAGAAGAAAATGGTGGTCAAGTTGAAGAACTCATGGAACTTCCAATgatattcacataataatattaattatttctctTTAATTACAACTTAtgactactttttttttcttcttgtgtgGAGTTTATTTGGGGGGCATGCATGCATGGCCTATTATTTGAAGAAAGCGTAATAGTTTACTGGTTCATGAGTAAGATCAACGAAAATGATGAGATCGTGAAAATTGCTTTTTCAAGTGTATTTAGCAGAACGTTCTACCAATCAAGGAAGGTTTTTAACTTCATGGCATGGGAATTGTACTAATGTTCGAGTGATGAAATAAGGTTTTTGATGACAGGATCTGGACGAAGTCCTTTAGATGTGTGTTAAGTTTTAAGTTAACATAGAGTTCTAATTTTATGTAACTTttctaattataattaaatgttaaaataagcTCCATGATAATACCTTTCTTCTCAAATCAAagtgttatttattttgtaaattaattgatCATAGTTTATGATTATCAAGCTCATTGGTTTGTAATTTCTTCCATAAAGTAAATTAAATGCAATAATGGAGTATggtaggattttttttaaaaaagtagatATATGTAGGACCATTTAAAATcaatcatatatttaaatataattaaccATTTGTCactaaaactatttaaaaatataccatactgttataattataaattgataTGGTTAAGTTTTATGCACTCAtatcaattattaatatttttttcgttcAGATTTGTTTGTCATATTACgttttttgaaagtcaaattaattaattttcaaaatcaaaatagatCACATTAactcgatattttaaacaaaaaataggtattctaaaactttatgaaaagtactatctattgtaattttttacatattaatatgatgaaaaaataatcttaaaatgttagtcaaagtttttataatttgactctaaaaataaaaactatgacAAATAATATCGAACGAAGGGAGTATCATATTAAGCTATTACTATAATAAGTAACATGTTTAAGTTTTATTagtgtatataacttaaattatcGTTATAATATTTAGCTATTATAAACGCAAAATATTTATCACCGATTTTAACATAATGTTAATAATGACCGACGATGAGGATGTAGACTACTTATAGAGTAATAAATAgcattaaataagttaatgaatCAATTATGAGAGATGGGACTAGTAGTCAAAACTCATAAAATTATAGAGTTATTAATACTATAGCCCCATAATTGAGGTACTTAATTTCAAGCTCTAAAACATGAACTAATAGAAATTAATAGCACaatatataagtattttaagaaaataaaaaaacaaaaagaaaagttaatagtataagaaattaatctcttctaatttttttaagataGACGTACAGACGCGTTATAACTTAAACGTGTAAAAAAAAATCCAGTCTCTTTAAATACTTCTATCTA
The sequence above is a segment of the Solanum lycopersicum chromosome 10, SLM_r2.1 genome. Coding sequences within it:
- the LOC101264168 gene encoding myb-related protein 306-like → MGRPPCCDKIGIKKGPWTPEEDIILVSYIQEHGPGNWRSVPTNTGLMRCSKSCRLRWTNYLRPGIKRGNFTPHEEGMIIHLQALLGNKWAAIASYLPQRTDNDIKNYWNTHLKKKLKKFQIELDSHNLTLPPPNLDNSNTNNYDHHHHQFTKLLNSPNSSSSSSLYASSTENISRLLEGWMRSSPNPSRRNNIDHDEMLHEAQKELQDQDGGVSNDDVVIIPNVNVDCESSEVVTHEKTSPPPFTYLEKWLLEENGGQVEELMELPMIFT
- the LOC101263478 gene encoding uncharacterized protein translates to MASLMAEQTDEAEVNQSTKQSQSFVEVICKCTGKTWRFAAGTEAKFALKFINSSSVDSIPADQPATYVEAVKDGEVPVIFGPNSILVSYGKGWKLQPVTETTKGFSRRMPDDYAAARPAYMPPVLDNSHSAKRKSQAAALSPIYIGKILLVFVLMFFIGALFTLLLDNLPQLLSRYGLDVE